From one Tsukamurella tyrosinosolvens genomic stretch:
- a CDS encoding DNA cytosine methyltransferase — protein MRAPEQNFLNRRLRAAETFAGSGRLGVAVKEVFDSELVWFSEVDPGACKVLERRFPGVPNLGDITAIDWAAVPPIEILSGGFPCTDLSPAGKRAGIGPGTRSGLWSYMADAISHLRPLWGVAENVQGLLSLGIDVVLRDLADRRYTVRWIQVSAAEVGAPHLRKRLAILACREALPQPVSAKPVCRLVEGEWVTIGGRRDGQAFTGKWPRTGTMIGDTVYSVDPAIAAAPSEPIEPAPNLLLPTPTATSSGNPPEVHLRKKPGRKRVTDLRIIAENGLFATGGELPDASIPLLPTPIATESKGRTKPSGRTRADGRTRTAADGRLSDAVDALLPTPRAMEHKQTMGSRGAARHVEKGMGGLTEVIGVELLPTPRATRGGSTTEIAYALGAERDDTARPQGEALLPTPTASDSVRRADFARAERRGTGSDDLVTTVVRAARGRGIDWGKYTPAIQRWERILGRLAPSPTEPNRNGRDRLAAVLPEWMMGWPSGWVTDPELGLSREQQLRAIGNGVVDRQIAHGLRQMLRWRNVEEPAPSLDEAAA, from the coding sequence GTGCGCGCACCTGAACAGAACTTCCTGAACCGCCGCCTCCGGGCCGCCGAGACGTTCGCCGGCTCTGGCCGGCTCGGGGTCGCCGTCAAGGAGGTCTTCGACAGCGAGCTCGTCTGGTTCTCGGAAGTCGACCCCGGAGCGTGCAAGGTGCTCGAGCGCCGATTCCCGGGCGTGCCGAATCTCGGCGACATCACCGCGATCGACTGGGCCGCAGTTCCGCCCATCGAGATCCTCAGTGGCGGCTTCCCCTGCACCGACCTCTCGCCAGCGGGCAAGCGCGCCGGTATCGGACCCGGCACCCGCTCCGGCCTCTGGTCCTACATGGCAGATGCGATCAGCCATCTGCGCCCGCTGTGGGGCGTCGCCGAGAACGTCCAGGGACTGCTGAGCCTGGGCATCGACGTCGTCCTGCGTGACCTCGCCGACCGGCGCTACACCGTGCGGTGGATTCAGGTCTCGGCAGCGGAAGTCGGTGCTCCGCATCTGCGCAAGCGGCTGGCGATCCTCGCGTGCCGAGAAGCCCTTCCGCAGCCCGTCTCGGCGAAGCCTGTCTGCAGGCTGGTCGAAGGGGAGTGGGTGACGATCGGCGGCCGGCGCGACGGCCAGGCGTTCACGGGCAAGTGGCCGCGCACCGGAACGATGATCGGCGACACCGTCTACTCGGTCGACCCCGCCATCGCGGCCGCGCCCTCCGAGCCGATCGAACCTGCACCGAACCTGCTTCTTCCCACGCCGACGGCGACCTCCTCCGGCAATCCGCCGGAGGTACATCTGCGCAAGAAGCCGGGCCGCAAGCGCGTCACCGACCTGCGCATCATCGCGGAGAACGGCCTGTTCGCCACCGGTGGCGAGCTCCCCGACGCGTCGATTCCGCTGCTGCCGACTCCGATCGCTACCGAGTCCAAGGGGCGTACCAAGCCCTCCGGCCGCACCCGCGCCGATGGGCGCACACGCACGGCCGCTGACGGTCGACTCTCCGACGCTGTCGATGCTCTGCTGCCGACCCCGCGCGCGATGGAGCACAAGCAGACGATGGGGTCGCGGGGCGCAGCCCGGCATGTCGAGAAGGGCATGGGCGGTCTCACGGAGGTGATCGGCGTCGAGCTGCTCCCCACTCCGCGCGCCACCCGCGGCGGGAGCACCACGGAGATCGCCTACGCTCTCGGGGCCGAGCGAGATGACACAGCTCGGCCCCAGGGCGAAGCCCTTCTCCCGACTCCGACGGCCTCGGACAGCGTCCGGCGCGCCGACTTCGCGCGCGCGGAACGCCGCGGCACCGGCAGTGACGATCTCGTCACGACAGTGGTCCGAGCCGCCCGAGGGCGCGGGATCGACTGGGGCAAGTACACGCCGGCAATCCAGCGGTGGGAGCGGATCCTCGGACGCCTCGCTCCCTCACCCACCGAGCCGAATCGCAACGGGCGCGATCGTCTCGCCGCCGTACTTCCCGAGTGGATGATGGGCTGGCCTTCCGGCTGGGTGACCGACCCCGAACTGGGGCTGAGCCGAGAGCAGCAACTGCGCGCCATCGGCAACGGCGTCGTTGATCGGCAGATCGCCCACGGCCTCCGTCAGATGCTGCGGTGGCGCAACGTGGAAGAGCCGGCGCCATCTCTTGACGAGGCCGCGGCTTGA
- a CDS encoding SLOG family protein, whose translation MRILITGSRFWSDRAAVETALRYVAAGLVPEAVTVVHGACPYGGADTIAGDIAARWGCAVDEHPADWDMFGKAAGPIRNQEMVDLGADVCLAFPETGSRGTWDCVRRAENAGIPVGVDYTAIPVPTNAVRLARDVATGNLVQIPWTPLQTNHT comes from the coding sequence ATGCGCATCCTCATCACCGGATCCAGATTCTGGTCCGACCGAGCCGCGGTCGAGACCGCGCTCCGCTACGTCGCGGCGGGACTGGTCCCGGAGGCAGTCACCGTGGTGCATGGGGCGTGCCCATACGGAGGCGCCGACACGATCGCCGGCGACATCGCCGCCCGATGGGGCTGCGCCGTCGACGAGCACCCGGCCGACTGGGACATGTTCGGCAAGGCTGCGGGCCCGATCCGCAACCAGGAGATGGTCGACCTCGGCGCCGACGTCTGCCTGGCGTTCCCCGAGACCGGCTCCCGGGGGACCTGGGACTGCGTCCGCCGCGCCGAGAACGCAGGAATTCCTGTCGGGGTCGACTACACCGCCATCCCGGTGCCGACGAACGCCGTCCGGCTCGCGCGTGACGTCGCCACCGGAAACCTGGTCCAGATCCCCTGGACTCCACTGCAGACCAACCACACCTAG